Proteins from one Juglans microcarpa x Juglans regia isolate MS1-56 chromosome 6S, Jm3101_v1.0, whole genome shotgun sequence genomic window:
- the LOC121236582 gene encoding putative protein TPRXL yields the protein MLLRYKVIHHVAPPAATWSSTSPIEVAQMSTSPVGVEWSSTSPIEAVRMSTSHVGVAQLSTSPTTIERLSTTSYRSSKVEHRSPTIARSSTSPSRAVRSSTSPTEAAWSSTSPAEVALLSTPLTGVAQSSTSPAKATWSNTPPAVVE from the coding sequence ATGTTGCTTAGGTATAAAGTAATTCACCACGTCGCTCCCCCTGCAGCAAcgtggtcgagtacatctcctaTAGAAGTAGCACAGATGAGTACGTCTCCTGTTGGAGTAGAgtggtcgagtacatctcccatCGAAGCAGTGCGGATGAGTACATCTCATGTAGGAGTAGCACAATTGAGTACATCTCCCACCACAATTGAGCGGTTGAGCACTACCTCCTACCGTAGCAGCAAGGTAGAGCATCGCTCCCCCACAATAGCACGATCGAGTACGTCTCCCTCCAGAGCAGTGCGGTCTAGTACCTCTCCCACAGAAGCAGCATGGTCAAGTACCTCTCCCGCAGAAGTAGCATTGCTCAGTACACCTCTTACTGGAGTAGCacagtcgagtacatctcctgcTAAAGCAACGTGGTCGAATACACCTCCAGCTGTAGTAGAGTAG